GAGGCAAAGAATTTTAGGCTGATGGAAACTCCTTTAACAAAGACCGAAAGCACAAACTGGAAAGAATTGATTCCGCACCGTAAAGATGTATTATTGGAAGGTATTGAAGAATTTAAAGCTTTTATAGTACTCTCTGAACGTAAAAACGGATTATCGCTATTGCGCGTAAGGAAGCTTGGCGGAGCAGAACATTACCTGGAATTTGATGAGCCTGCCTATACTGCAAAAACCGGCGCCAACCCGGAGTACAATACCCATACCTTACGGTATATGTATACCTCTATGACGACACCGATGTCTACCTACGATTACGACATGACCGTTAAAGAGAAGAAATTAATGAAACAGCAGGAGGTAGTTGGTGGTTACACCAGGGAAGATTACAAAACCGAACGTTTATTTGTAACGGCAAAAGATGGCACTAAGGTGCCGGTTTCTCTGGTTTATAAAAAGGATTTATTTAAGAAAGACGGGAGTTCAGCTCTGCTGCTCTATGCTTACGGTTCTTACGGACATAGTATGGATGCTTCTTTTTCAGGCAACATTTTAAGTTTACTAAACAGAGGATTTGTGTTTGCGATTGCCCACATTAGAGGAGGTGAAGAAATGGGTAGGGCCTGGTATGACGATGGGAAGATGATGAAAAAGATGAACACCTTTACAGATTTTATTGATTGCGGGCAATACCTTATTGATCAGAAGTTTACCGCTAAAGGTCATTTGTACGCTCAAGGTGGAAGTGCCGGCGGTTTGTTGATGGGTGCGGTTATAAATCTGGCACCTGAATTATGGAATGGTGTGCTGGCTCATGTACCCTTTGTTGATGTGGTGAATACCATGCTGGATGAAAGCATTCCTTTAACCACAAATGAATTTGATGAATGGGGCAATCCTAAGAATAAAGAGGCTTATTTTTATATGAAAAGTTATTCGCCTTATGAAAATGTAGAAAAGAAAGCTTATCCAAATATGCTGGTCACAACCGGACTTCACGATAGCCAGGTTCAATATTTTGAACCCGCCAAATGGGTAGCTAAGCTTAGGGCGATGAAAACAGATAAAAATGTACTGCTGCTTAAAACAGATATGGACTTTGGCCATGGCGGTGCTTCCGGTAGGTTTGACTATCTGAAAGACATCGCACTTAACTACAGCTTCCTCTTTAGCCTGGAAGGAATTACTGAATAGAAAAAAGCTGATCTTCATCAAAATTGAAGATCAGCTTTTTGAATTTAACCTTTACCGTAAACGGTTTTCAAATATTCGGCTACTGTAACTGGCTTTCTTCCCAGAATTTCCGCCAAATCAGTACTAACCGCGTCAACCTCACCTTCGGCTATTGCTGCACTAAAAGCAGATACAATGCCAATCACTTCTGCAGGTACTCCAGCGGCTGTAAGCGCTGCAGTAAATTCTGCTACCGTTGGTGCGTGGTAAGAAATTTCAGTTCCTGTTACTGACGATATAATTTGGGCTATTTCAGTAAAAGAGATGGCTTCAGAACCTGATAATGCCAAAACCTTCCTTTCATATTTCCCTGTCTCATCTAACAATACGTTTGCACCGGCTTCAGCAAAATCAGTCCTTACTGCAAAAGAAGTTTTTCCATCACCTGCCGGAAGGAAAATGGTTTTTGTTTCCAGCACTTGCTTACCCGCAAACATCGGGATGATATCCGCATAAAGGTTATGCTGCAAAATGGTATATAACAATCCAGACTCTTTTAACAATTTCTCGGTATTCAAATGTCCCTTGGCTACTGCTGCAATAGGAGAACTATCTGTTTCATTTTTACGTTGAAAACTGGTGTATAGTAAAACTTTAACTCCCGCAGCCTCTGCTGCCTTAACTAAACTTTCCTGCTGTTTAACACGGGCCACAATATCATCTCCAGAAACCATATAAACTTTGTCGATGCCTTCAAATGCAGCAACTAATGAATTGAAATCATCATAGTTCCCCAGAACAATGTTTACACCTTTTTCCTTTAAATCCGCTGCTTTAGCCTCATTTCTTACCAGGGCCCAAATATTTGAAGCTGCTGTGTGTTTTAAAAGATGGTTGATTACTGCTGTTCCCAATTGACCAGTAGCACCCGTAACTAATATTTTACTCATGATTTTTGATTTTAGTTTAAACTTTATACTCTCCAAAAGGTCATTAGTTACCTTTGGATACTCAAAGATAAACAGTAGCTTAGTACCAAAAAAGAAGGCACGTCCTGGTGTGAAACTTACCTCCAGGAAACTAATACTGAAAATCAATACGTTGCGATGGAAAATAATTTAGAAAAATATAAAAACACGGAGGGCTGTCCGGTAAGAAATGTATTGGACAGACTTGGTGACAAGTGGTCTATCCTGATTATCATTACGCTGGGAGAAGCCGGAACATTAAGATTTAACCAGCTTAGCCATAGTATTGGCGACATTTCTCAAAAGATGCTTACTGTTACACTAAAAAATTTAGAGGCAGACGGCCTTGTTTCCCGCAAAATATTCCCGCAGGTTCCACCCAGGGTAGAATACACACTTACTCCCGTTGGAGAAACCCTTCTGAATCCAATTTTAACACTCTCTGAATGGGCACTAAACAATATGCCTTCCATTTTAGCATCCAGAAAACAATACCTGAATCAATAACAAAATACATATGAACAGAAATATAGCGAAGACGGCAACACTTTTAGTATTAGCTGCGATTACACTTTCATTTGCGCAAAAAAAAGGAGAACCTGGCAAACAACAGAAACTACTGATGATTGTAGGCTATTCCCTCCAAAAATACCACTATCTTTCTCCGGTCATCAATGATGATTTTTCTAAAGCCTTATGGAAAGATTATGTAGATGCACTGGATGGCAAGAAGAATATCCTGCTTAAAGCTGATGTAAATGCATTAAGTAAATACCAGACCTATCTGGACAACGAAATGCGTGGTGACTCCCTTTTATTTTTTCCGGAAATTACCAACATTTATGCAAAGAGGCGTGCTGAAGTAGCAACCCTATATAAGGAGTTGTTATCGAAACCTTTTGTTTTTGAAAAAAACGGCATCATTGAACTGGACAGAACACCAAAGGATTTCCCTAAAAATGAGACAGAACGCAGAGAAAGATGGAAAAACAGCCTGAAATTTATTACCCTTCAAAAATTAACTGAATTACAGGACACCCGTTTAAACAGTAAATCTGGCGATGCCACCTATCATAAAACCGACCTGCAACTGGAACAAGAAGCCAGGCAGTTTGTACTCAAGCAGTATGACAGGATTTATAATCGCTATAATGCTTATAGTGAGGATAAATTGTTTGGCAATTATTTGAATGTAATTACCCGTTACCTTGATCCACATACGGACTATATGGCACCTGTAGATAAAAAATCTTTTGATGAACGGATGGGCAACCGCTTTTACGGCATAGGAATACAACTCAATGAAACTGAGGGTCAAATTAAAATGGCTGCTTTAACCCCAGGTAGTCCGGCTTTTAAAAGTGGTGCATTTGCTGTAAACGATGTGTTGACTAAAATTGGCCAGGGACCTACCGGGCCAATGACTGAGGTTGCCGGAATGGAAATTGAAGATGTGGTTAAACTTATTAGAGGAGATAAAGGAACGATAGTTAGAATTGGTTATAAAAAAACCGATGGTACAAATGCGATTACCCCCTTAGTGAGGGCTGAAATAAAACAAGAAGAAGCGCTTGCCCGCAGTGCGGTAATCCTGGAAAAGGGAAAGAAAATTGGATACCTTAACTTACCTTTATTTTATGATGACTTCGGAAATCCCAATGGCTCACATTGCGCAGATGATGTAGCAAGAGAAATTGTTAAACTGAAAGCAGATCAGGTTGATGGAATAGTGATGGACCTTCGTTTTAACGGCGGTGGCTCTTTAAATGAAGTGATAAAAATGGTGGGCCTTTTTGTAGGTTCCGGACCTGTGGTGCAAACAAGAAACAGTAAAGGAGAGGCACAGGTTTATGCCAGTAAAAATGAGCTTCCTTTATATACAGGTCCACTTACCGTAATGGTTAACGAATACAGTGCTTCGGCCTCTGAAATATTTGCAGGTGCAATACAGGATTACAAACGCGGTTTAATTGTAGGCACAACTACATTTGGAAAGGGAACGGTTCAAAATACATCTGGACTTGGCCCACAGGAAAATGGCGCCCTTAAATTAACAATCAGCAAATTTTACAGGGTAAATGGTGCTTCTACCCAGCAAAAAGGGATTGTACCTGATGTTATTTTACCAAATGGTGGGGAGACAAGGAAAAACCATGAAGGTGATCAACCTCATGCAATGCCCTGGGATCAGGTAGCAGTGGCAAAATACAAATCATGGTCTGTAAATATTGATAGCATAGCTGCACTGGCGACTCAACGACTGGCTGCGGAGCCTGCTTTTTCTGAAATCAGAAACAACAATGTATGGTTGGAAAAGCATCCGGATACGCTGAAGACCATGACCGTTGCGCAATATAAAGCAGACCTGGAATACCGCAGAAAGATTGCTAAACAAAATGGCCTGGTTCAAAAATTAAAAGATGAAAATATTTTAAAGGTAAACCCGGCTGCCGTTATCCCTGAAGAAAAACAAGCATCTTACCTGGACTGGTATAAAAAAATTGCGGCAGACTTATATATCAGACAAGCAGTTTTTGTAACACTGGATCAGCAGGATAATAAATAAGCGATTTATAGCGGGAGGGTAAAATAGAAAGTGGATCCTTTTCCTTTTTCACTTTCTACCGAAATTTGCCCTCCATGATGCTGAACAATTTCTGCAGATAAATACAAGCCTATTCCAAAACCAGAAATATTTGGATTGTCTTTATTTTCTACACGATAAAACCTGTCAAATAGCTTTTTAAGGTTCTGATTATCGATACCGAGGCCTTCGTCTTTAATACTTACTTTTACCTGGTCGCCATTTAAAATACATTTAATGGTGACCAGGTTTTTATTTGGAGAATATTTTACGGCATTATTGAGTAAGTTAGAAATAACAGCTCCTATCTTATCCCGATCCGCATAGATAAAACACCCATCGGTAGCCGGTGTAAAATCAAACTGATAATTAGAGGCCGAAACACGCGCATCCTCAATCATATCCACAATTAATTCATCAAGGTTAAATTTCTGCTTTACCAGATGGATTTGTCCAGATTCCAAACGGGAAATATTAAGAAAACCATTGATCATGGAGGTCATTTTCTTCAGCTGCCGCTCAGCCTTTTGAGATAGCTGCGTACTAAATTCATCTTCGTTTTTAATAGCGGTGCGTTCCAGCATTTGAATATAAGCCGTTAAAGATGTGAGTGGGGTTTTAAGTTCATGACTTACCATACTGATAAAATCCTTTTTTCTATGGCCATCATATTTTTGCGTCAAAAATAACTCCGTTACATCTTCAGCTGTATGAAGGATAGCATAGGTTTTTCCCTCCCTATTTTTCATAGCCTTATATTCATAATTGTAATACAAGGTTTGCAGCACTCCATCAATCCTGGTTTCTGCCGGAATCTCTTTTCCTGTATTTGTGATCCCCGTATTCCAAACATCCCGTAGCATTTGAATGAAAGGTTGTCCATTAAGTTCTGGCACAGCCTTCGCTAATGGCATGCCTATAATATCTTTATCCTTCCCCCAAAAAGCAAGCATCGCATCATTAGCCGCCTGAATTACGACATCTTCTGTAGTATAAACAGCGAAAGCTTTGGGCAATGTAGCAAGGACATCTAGTATTTCGGCTGCTGTAAGGTCAGGTGTAAAGCTCATATTTCTGATTAATGCGATCAAATATTTTTGGCAATTTCCATTAAACTACGCTTATCGCAGGGAAAAGTTTTTAATACTTACATATATCAGCAAAAATCAACTATTGGTGCCCTCTTTTAATACATAAACCTGTTCAATAAATGCCCGGAGCTGATCATAGAACAACAACATATTCACTACTTCATCTCCATCTACTTTGTTCGTATGCGTCAGCATCCAGGCTTTATACAAATCAAAAAGGTTGTCTTTTATATCTATTAAAGCGTATTCATCTATAAAGCTTTGCAAATTTTGCAAGGCTTGTGCTCTGTTGTAAGTTGGCTTTTCCATAAACTTTTTCATTAAATTAATCGGTTTAAGGTATCATCATTTTCAAGTACTGCATTAGTTAAGTCGGTTTCACCCAAAGCTTTTTCTACCAAAGCTCTGGCTATAGCAGGACTAATATCGCCCGCAATAGTAATGTAGGCGTGGTTAGAGTTCACATGGGTTTTATAAAATGTATGCAGGTCTTCAAATGTAAGTCCCTCCACTACCGCTTCAGTTACCAATTCTCCATAAGGATGATTCTTAGTGTGTAAATCCAGTCTTAACTTTTTTTTAATTTTACTAAAATCATTAAGGGTAATTTCCGGCTTTTTAAGCGCATCAAACATCGATAAAAAGTTATCCTTGAACTCTTCCTTTTTAGCAGAAACATTGTAAAGCCTGCTGATCAGGTTAAGCGTACTTGTTTTTTGTGTGTCCGTCTCTACACCCTCGTCGAAGGAAAAACCAGCGTACACTTTAGGCGTACTGTGGTTTTCCGCGACAATAAGGGTAAGTCCATTCTTGAACTTAAAACTAACCGGATCTTTATATATGCCTTGTTGTGCCTTTACTGAATTACTGTTCATAGCAAACAGGCTTAGTGCTGTAAATATTATTTTTTTCATGTTGTTTGTCTTGGTAGATGGTTCAACTTATTTGATGATCAAAAATAGGGTTATCAAAAGGTTTGCTAAAGAGATCATAGATAGAAAGGCATTTTTAGACGGTAAATAACCGCTGATAATCTTTGAAATCTTTTCGTAAATATTGATGATAATCTTTATTTTAGTCAAAATCTAACACCTATGAACTGCCTGATCGTTGATGACAACAGTATTGCAAGAAGCACATTAAAACAGCTGCTAAGCCTTCATGAAGACCTTACGTTGGTTGCAGAATGTGCCGATGCCATTGAAGCCACAAGAGAAATGCTGAACAGCCCTGTTGATCTTTTGTTCCTGGACATAGAGATGCCTGGAATGAGTGGTATAGAACTAGCCAGAACGTTATCTAACAAGGATGTGCTGATCATCTTTACTACCTTTCAAAGAGATTATGCTGCCGAGGCTTTTGACTTAAATGTAGTAGACTTCATCACCAAACCCATAATGCCCGTGAGGTTTCTGCAGGCCTTAAAAAAAGCGAAAGAGATTTATAAAAATAAGAACCTCGTATTTGGCAAGGCCGAAGATGATTTTGTTTTTATAAGAGACTCAAACATTGTAAGAAGGCTAAAAATTGATGAGATTTTATACCTCGAAGCAATGGGAGATTATGTAAAAGTATACATCAAAGAAAAACATTATGCAATCCATTCTTCTCTAAAATCCGTAGAAGAAAAGTTACCATCAAGTGTTTTTTTACGCGTACACCGTTCGTTTATCATTAACATTTCTAAAATTGATACGGTGGAAGGAGGAACATTGATTATCAACAAAAATCTGGTACCTGTAAGTGATGGTTACAGGGCCAATTTAAACAAACGGATTAATATACTATAACCATTAACAGTTGAACCAGCAAAAGGGAGTTATAAACCTAACTTATATGAAAATGATTAGCCTTGGTAACGAAGAATACGAAAAAACCGTTACCTCGCAATTTATTGAACTTATTCCGGAACACCTTCATGTCTTAACATCAAACTTTGATGAAGGGGCTTACGAAGTGGTTAGAAAAGAGATGCACAGAATGATTTCAACGCTTTACATTATGGGTTTAAACATCAGTTTAAAGAAGGAAATTGATGCTATTGTGAACCACAATTTAAATAGAAATGATTTTGAAACCTATCTTAACATTGTAATCTCTACCTGTTTGCAAGCAAAACTGGAAGCGGAGGAGTTATATCTTACCTTTAGTTGATTTATTTTAAATTCACAAAGCCGTAACTTTTTTATCGTTATTTTGTATTATTGTAGAACCTGTCACAATATGCGGCTATGGCTATATCCACCATGCTTTTGCTGATGCGGCTCTTAATTAAACAGATACTAATTTTTACTAAATGAATTTTACAAATTTTGGCAAGTACATCCTGCTTTTGAAAGCAGTATTTAGAAGGCCGGAAAAATGGAAGATCTACCTTAAAGCGATATTTCAGCAGATGGATTATATTGGTGTAGGTTCTTTGGGCCTTATCTCCATCATTTCTACGTTTATTGGAGCAGTAATGACTTTGCAAATTGCCTTTCAGCTGGTAAGTGATTTTATCCCCAAAACCATTATTGGTTCTGTAACGCGTGACTCTAGTATTCTGGAGCTTAGTCCAACCATCAGTGCAATTGTTTTGGCAGGTAAAATTGGTTCGGCCATTTCATCAGAAATTGGAACCATGCGTGTAACTGAACAAATTGATGCGCTTGAGATCATGGGCATCAATTCTCCGGGTTATCTTATTTTACCTAAAATTATTGCGGGGATTACTATGGTGCCCCTATTGGTTATTTTTGCCATGTTCTTAAGTATAACAGGGGGATTCCTTGGAGGAACACTTTCAGGAGCTGTTTCTGCCGCTGAATATGTGCAAGGGATTACAACAGATTTTAACCCTTATACCATCACTGTTGCTTTAGTAAAAGCATTTGTGTTCGGTTTTATCATTACCTCTGTTCCTGCCTATGAAGGTTTTTACGTTAAAGGTGGTGCACTGGAGGTTTCTCAGGCAAGTACCAGATCTGTTGTAGTAAGCTGTATCAGCATTCTTGCCTGCGATTATATTGTAACCAACTTATTATTATAACCCAATTGATATGATTGAAATTAAAGATATTTATAAATCATTTGGGGACAATGAAGTCTTAAGCGGTATATCCGGCAAGTTTGAAGCGGGCGTAACCAACTTAATCATTGGTGGATCCGGATCAGGAAAGACAACTTTACTAAAATGCATGATAGGACTACATGCTCCTGATAAAGGAAGTGTGTTATATGACGGCCGTGAGTTTACCACAATGACTTTTGAAGAGCGCATTGAAATTCGTAAAGAAATAGGCATGCTTTTTCAGGGCTCTGCACTTTTTGACTCTATGACTGTAGAAGAGAACATCATGTTCCCTTTAAACATGTTTACAGAACAGCCCAGAAAAGAAAAACTGGAAAGGGTAAACTTTTGTCTTGAACGGGTAAACCTGGAAGGCAAGAACAAACTTTTCCCTGCTGAGCTATCTGGTGGAATGAAAAAAAGGGTAGGTATTGCACGTGCTATTGCCATGAACCCGAAGTACTTATTCTGCGATGAACCTAACTCCGGACTTGACCCAAAAACATCAATTGTTATTGATGAACTGATTAAGGAAATTACTGAAGAATACAAAACCACAACGATAGTAGTAACTCATGATATGAACTCTGTGATGGGAATTGGAGATTATATTCTATTTTTGCACGAAGGCAAGAAATTCTGGGAAGGCTCAAATAAAGAGATTGCCAAAACAGATGTTGAAGAATTAAATGACTTCGTTTTTGCCAGCCGCTTTATGAAAGCTGCCAGAAAAAACTTTTAATACCCAAATAGATTTATGATAAGCCTGTTAACCCCTACCCACTGGAAAGATTATGAACTGATTGATTGTGGTGACTTTGAAAAACTAGAACGTTTTGGCAACCTTGTGTTGTGTCGTCCGGAACCGCAGGCAGTCTGGAAAAAGACTTTTTCAGAACAGGATTGGAAAAAACGGACGCATATCCGCTTTAAAGGCCGATCAGCAACATCAGGGGAATGGATTAAAAATGCTGCTCATTTGCCAGACCGCTGGAATGTAGAATATAAAAATGACGACGTAAAAATTAACCTGCGTTTGGGCTTAACATCTTTTAAACATGTAGGTGTATTTCCTGAGCAGGCCGTGAACTGGGACTATATTTCTTCATCGGTACGGAAGTTTAAAACCTCATCCCCAAAAGTACTCAACCTTTTTGCTTATACAGGTGCTGCTTCTTTAATTGCAAAAGCTGCAGGCGCAGATACCACTCATGTGGATTCAATTAAGCAGGTGGTAAACTGGGCGAATGAAAATCAGGAAATTTCGGGCTTAAAAGATGTACGCTGGGTTGTAGAAGATGCACTTAAGTTTGTAAAACGTGAATTAAAACGCGGCAAAAAATATAACGGGATTATTCTGGATCCTCCGGCTTTTGGCCACGGGCCCAACGGCGAGAAATGGAAACTGGAAGACCACATTCAAGAAATGATGCTGGAAGTAGTGCAACTACTAGATGAAGAAGAACATTTTCTGATCTTAAATACATACTCCCTTGGATTTTCTTCAGTAATTGTTGAAAACCTGATCAAAACGTCATTTCCGCAGGTTACCAACCTTGAGACAGGAGAATTGTTTTTACAGGCAACCTCCGGAATTAAATTACCACTGGGCGTTTTTGGAAAATTCAATAAGTTTTTAAAATAAGAGGATCTTCCGGCATCCACCGGAAGTTTCCTCCACCAAACTAAACCACTAGTTTATATTTTTACGCGCTTACAAGCGTAGCCTATTCTTATCAGGTTTATCAAACCTCTCCTTATTATCTGGATTCGTTCCAAATAGCAATGCAAGTATAGAGGTTATTTAGAATAATTACAAACAATAAGAGAAAGAATTTTTAAAGCCCTCTGTTAGCGGACTTTTTATTAGCTAAAAAGAATGCTATACTTGCAAACAAATACATTTACACATATCATTTACTAAAACTATGAAATTACCACACCTGGCCGGAACTTTA
The Pedobacter sp. MC2016-14 DNA segment above includes these coding regions:
- a CDS encoding S9 family peptidase encodes the protein MKKILSACLIITTIAACSNKNSKMEKYTWPDAKAPIAEIKPTTRTMHGDTVVDNYYWMIDYFKKGPDSSKIVDYLEAENKYLDTMMSGTKALQANLFKELKGRIKEKDESVPVFKNGYYYYTRTEDGKQYYKYCRKKGSIMANEEILVDVDKMAEGLPYFSISGFSVSPDNKLLAFGVDKVSRRQYTIHIKNLETGEILKDEIVNTEGDAIWAADNQTIFYTAKNPVTLLSEKIQKHQLGTDAKKDVVVYNEKDKSNYIGVSKSKSGKYIFIHSSATMSDEIWMIDAARPNDDFKVFQPRKKDVKYDVVALDDKFLIVTNWEAKNFRLMETPLTKTESTNWKELIPHRKDVLLEGIEEFKAFIVLSERKNGLSLLRVRKLGGAEHYLEFDEPAYTAKTGANPEYNTHTLRYMYTSMTTPMSTYDYDMTVKEKKLMKQQEVVGGYTREDYKTERLFVTAKDGTKVPVSLVYKKDLFKKDGSSALLLYAYGSYGHSMDASFSGNILSLLNRGFVFAIAHIRGGEEMGRAWYDDGKMMKKMNTFTDFIDCGQYLIDQKFTAKGHLYAQGGSAGGLLMGAVINLAPELWNGVLAHVPFVDVVNTMLDESIPLTTNEFDEWGNPKNKEAYFYMKSYSPYENVEKKAYPNMLVTTGLHDSQVQYFEPAKWVAKLRAMKTDKNVLLLKTDMDFGHGGASGRFDYLKDIALNYSFLFSLEGITE
- a CDS encoding SDR family oxidoreductase; amino-acid sequence: MSKILVTGATGQLGTAVINHLLKHTAASNIWALVRNEAKAADLKEKGVNIVLGNYDDFNSLVAAFEGIDKVYMVSGDDIVARVKQQESLVKAAEAAGVKVLLYTSFQRKNETDSSPIAAVAKGHLNTEKLLKESGLLYTILQHNLYADIIPMFAGKQVLETKTIFLPAGDGKTSFAVRTDFAEAGANVLLDETGKYERKVLALSGSEAISFTEIAQIISSVTGTEISYHAPTVAEFTAALTAAGVPAEVIGIVSAFSAAIAEGEVDAVSTDLAEILGRKPVTVAEYLKTVYGKG
- a CDS encoding helix-turn-helix domain-containing protein, translated to MENNLEKYKNTEGCPVRNVLDRLGDKWSILIIITLGEAGTLRFNQLSHSIGDISQKMLTVTLKNLEADGLVSRKIFPQVPPRVEYTLTPVGETLLNPILTLSEWALNNMPSILASRKQYLNQ
- a CDS encoding carboxy terminal-processing peptidase encodes the protein MNRNIAKTATLLVLAAITLSFAQKKGEPGKQQKLLMIVGYSLQKYHYLSPVINDDFSKALWKDYVDALDGKKNILLKADVNALSKYQTYLDNEMRGDSLLFFPEITNIYAKRRAEVATLYKELLSKPFVFEKNGIIELDRTPKDFPKNETERRERWKNSLKFITLQKLTELQDTRLNSKSGDATYHKTDLQLEQEARQFVLKQYDRIYNRYNAYSEDKLFGNYLNVITRYLDPHTDYMAPVDKKSFDERMGNRFYGIGIQLNETEGQIKMAALTPGSPAFKSGAFAVNDVLTKIGQGPTGPMTEVAGMEIEDVVKLIRGDKGTIVRIGYKKTDGTNAITPLVRAEIKQEEALARSAVILEKGKKIGYLNLPLFYDDFGNPNGSHCADDVAREIVKLKADQVDGIVMDLRFNGGGSLNEVIKMVGLFVGSGPVVQTRNSKGEAQVYASKNELPLYTGPLTVMVNEYSASASEIFAGAIQDYKRGLIVGTTTFGKGTVQNTSGLGPQENGALKLTISKFYRVNGASTQQKGIVPDVILPNGGETRKNHEGDQPHAMPWDQVAVAKYKSWSVNIDSIAALATQRLAAEPAFSEIRNNNVWLEKHPDTLKTMTVAQYKADLEYRRKIAKQNGLVQKLKDENILKVNPAAVIPEEKQASYLDWYKKIAADLYIRQAVFVTLDQQDNK
- a CDS encoding cell wall metabolism sensor histidine kinase WalK yields the protein MSFTPDLTAAEILDVLATLPKAFAVYTTEDVVIQAANDAMLAFWGKDKDIIGMPLAKAVPELNGQPFIQMLRDVWNTGITNTGKEIPAETRIDGVLQTLYYNYEYKAMKNREGKTYAILHTAEDVTELFLTQKYDGHRKKDFISMVSHELKTPLTSLTAYIQMLERTAIKNEDEFSTQLSQKAERQLKKMTSMINGFLNISRLESGQIHLVKQKFNLDELIVDMIEDARVSASNYQFDFTPATDGCFIYADRDKIGAVISNLLNNAVKYSPNKNLVTIKCILNGDQVKVSIKDEGLGIDNQNLKKLFDRFYRVENKDNPNISGFGIGLYLSAEIVQHHGGQISVESEKGKGSTFYFTLPL
- a CDS encoding insulinase family protein, with the protein product MKKIIFTALSLFAMNSNSVKAQQGIYKDPVSFKFKNGLTLIVAENHSTPKVYAGFSFDEGVETDTQKTSTLNLISRLYNVSAKKEEFKDNFLSMFDALKKPEITLNDFSKIKKKLRLDLHTKNHPYGELVTEAVVEGLTFEDLHTFYKTHVNSNHAYITIAGDISPAIARALVEKALGETDLTNAVLENDDTLNRLI
- a CDS encoding LytTR family DNA-binding domain-containing protein codes for the protein MNCLIVDDNSIARSTLKQLLSLHEDLTLVAECADAIEATREMLNSPVDLLFLDIEMPGMSGIELARTLSNKDVLIIFTTFQRDYAAEAFDLNVVDFITKPIMPVRFLQALKKAKEIYKNKNLVFGKAEDDFVFIRDSNIVRRLKIDEILYLEAMGDYVKVYIKEKHYAIHSSLKSVEEKLPSSVFLRVHRSFIINISKIDTVEGGTLIINKNLVPVSDGYRANLNKRINIL
- a CDS encoding ABC transporter permease translates to MNFTNFGKYILLLKAVFRRPEKWKIYLKAIFQQMDYIGVGSLGLISIISTFIGAVMTLQIAFQLVSDFIPKTIIGSVTRDSSILELSPTISAIVLAGKIGSAISSEIGTMRVTEQIDALEIMGINSPGYLILPKIIAGITMVPLLVIFAMFLSITGGFLGGTLSGAVSAAEYVQGITTDFNPYTITVALVKAFVFGFIITSVPAYEGFYVKGGALEVSQASTRSVVVSCISILACDYIVTNLLL
- a CDS encoding ABC transporter ATP-binding protein, producing MIEIKDIYKSFGDNEVLSGISGKFEAGVTNLIIGGSGSGKTTLLKCMIGLHAPDKGSVLYDGREFTTMTFEERIEIRKEIGMLFQGSALFDSMTVEENIMFPLNMFTEQPRKEKLERVNFCLERVNLEGKNKLFPAELSGGMKKRVGIARAIAMNPKYLFCDEPNSGLDPKTSIVIDELIKEITEEYKTTTIVVTHDMNSVMGIGDYILFLHEGKKFWEGSNKEIAKTDVEELNDFVFASRFMKAARKNF
- a CDS encoding class I SAM-dependent methyltransferase, whose protein sequence is MISLLTPTHWKDYELIDCGDFEKLERFGNLVLCRPEPQAVWKKTFSEQDWKKRTHIRFKGRSATSGEWIKNAAHLPDRWNVEYKNDDVKINLRLGLTSFKHVGVFPEQAVNWDYISSSVRKFKTSSPKVLNLFAYTGAASLIAKAAGADTTHVDSIKQVVNWANENQEISGLKDVRWVVEDALKFVKRELKRGKKYNGIILDPPAFGHGPNGEKWKLEDHIQEMMLEVVQLLDEEEHFLILNTYSLGFSSVIVENLIKTSFPQVTNLETGELFLQATSGIKLPLGVFGKFNKFLK